The Pelobates fuscus isolate aPelFus1 chromosome 2, aPelFus1.pri, whole genome shotgun sequence genome has a segment encoding these proteins:
- the LOC134586081 gene encoding olfactory receptor 10A7-like: MNRSTVTEFILLGLSSDPSIQVILFIIFLVAYVASLAANGLLILAVSFDHHLHNPMYFFLINLSIINIGVPSVIVPKMLVNLMCEENSISYASCSTQIFFYILLGSSEYILLVFMAYDRFIAICKPLRYHMVMSTSTCTRMITITWTVSCALSSVQTFFLCSLTFCGPNVINHFFCVFPSLMLLSCSDTSALDVMTLGGSVIVLLVPLILILFSYCRIIVLVMRIQSGRYKAFSTCISHLIVVAMFYGITLVMFLRSKVSVDENRDKILSVFHIVVTPLSNPLIYSVRNKDVLRAMRQLEKLL; encoded by the coding sequence atGAATCGCAGTACGGTGACAGAATTCATTCTTCTCGGACTGTCCAGTGACCCCAGTATACAAGTTATATTATTTATCATCTTTCTGGTCGCCTACGTGGCCTCGCTGGCTGCTAATGGTCTTCTTATCCTGGCTGTGAGCTTCGACCATCATCTGCATAATCCTATGTATTTCTTCCTCATTAATCTGTCAATCATTAATATTGGCGTTCCTTCAGTCATTGTTCCAAAGATGCTTGTCAATTTAATGTGCGAGGAAAATAGCATATCGTATGCAAGCTGCTCAAcccagatatttttttatattcttctaGGATCAAGTGAATACATCCTCCTGGTGTTCATGGCATACGATCGATTCATCGCAATCTGTAAACCCCTGCGCTACCACATGGTAATGAGTACATCAACCTGTACAAGGATGATCACAATTACATGGACTGTGAGCTGTGCTTTGTCATCAGTTCAGACCTTCTTTTTATGTAGCTTAACATTTTGTGGACCTAATGTAATTAACCATTTCTTTTGTGTATTTCCTTCACTAATGCTCTTATCATGCAGCGATACCTCTGCACTTGACGTCATGACATTGGGTGGGAGTGTCATTGTACTGTTGGTTCCTCTTATTCTCATCTTGTTCTCTTACTGTAGAATTATCGTTTTAGTAATGAGAATCCAGTCTGGACGATACAAAGCTTTTTCCACTTGTATTTCACACCTGATTGTAGTAGCAATGTTCTATGGAATAACGTTGGTTATGTTCTTGAGATCAAAGGTCTCTGTAGATGAAAACAGAGACAAAATATTATCAGTATTTCATATTGTAGTGACACCTTTGTCAAATCCTTTAATCTATAGCGTGAGAAATAAAGATGTTCTCAGAGCTATGAGACAGTTAGAAAAATTGCTGTAA